ACGTCGGGGCTTTGCGCCTCATGGGGATGCTCGGCACCAGCGTATACACGCAGGTTTGTCATCAGCTGGCGGCTGAGCTTATTGCCCGGCAACATGCGCTTGACCGCTTGGATCATGACGCGCTCGGGGTGCTTACCCTCGAGGATCTGCTGCTTGGTACGCGACTTGATGCCACCCGGGTGACCGGTGTGCCAGTAGAAGTTTTCTTCGCGTTTTTTGCCAGTCATCTGAACTTTGTCAGCATTGATGATGATGACATTGTCACCACAATCCATGTGAGGTGTGAACATTGGCTTGTGCTTGCCGCGCAAGCGCATGGCAACAATCGAGGCAAGACGGCCCAGCACCACGCCTTCGGCGTCGATGATGATCCATTTCTTCTCGATGTCTGCTGGGGTAGCAGAGAAGGTTTTCATGGCAGGTAAATCCTGTTTAACGTGGAGAACATCGGAACAGGTCCGACATTCGAGTTCTATGGACGGGGTTTACGGGGAACCTTTGCACCCGTCAACCACAGTTATATAGATTTTATAGCGCAATTACATACACTTACAAATTAGGTATTATAATACCCCATAAATTCTCACCTCAATCCAACCAACTTTCGTATCTCGCGCTCTACTTAACTCGGTACATCTGACTGGCGCTATTGTGGGGCAACTCCACCTTTAGGTTTGGTTGCGGCGAATGAAACGGCGGGAATGACTGTATCCAAGGGGAGCAGGAGCTATTCAGCTGACTGTTTCACTGTATGACGTCCCTTATAGAATTCTGGCGCATAGCGATACTTCATGATCCGCTGGCTCATGCCAAGCGGACCTAAACGCTAATTTGCTCCGGGGGGTTATCCAGCAAAGCTCTGAGACGCTGCATGGCGGCCTCGAACACCGCCAGGGAAACATGGCAATTTACGGCAATACGCACAGCATTTGGTGCACGCCCGTCCCGCAGGGCAAATTCATCCGCCGACCTTATCTGGACGCCTTGCGCTTCGGCCGCTCGGGTAAAAGCTGCCGAACGCCATCCCGCAGGGAGCCGTAGCCACAAAAATGGCACTTGATCATCCCAGGTAAGATCAAATCCACCTAGAGTATTCACTGCACTACGCACGTACCGGGCCATCTCGGCCTGTACCTCGCGGGCCAACACTTTGGTCTTAGGATCCCGCAAAAGGATGCAAGTCAGCGCTGCCAGCGGCTGCGCTAACCCAAAGTACCCGTGTTCGGCTGCCCGCCGCAAATCTGCCCCTCTTCCCTGCGGTGACAATGCAAACCCAACACGTAAAGACGGTGTCAACGTCTTCGAAATTGAACTCACGTGCCAGCCCAACTCAGGAGCCAGCGAACGATAGCTTGGCGCGCGAGGATCCCCCATTCGGTAGCAATCATCCTCGATAATTTGAATACCGTGACGCCTGGCCACCCTGACAATCTCTTGGCGCCGCTCCAGTGGAGTATACAGGCCGGTGGGATTGTGCACTTCGGGACTTGTGCAGAACGCCACCGCGCCAGACTGGCGAACCGCTTTTTCCAGAGAGGCCGGAACCACACCGTGTTTGTCCATCTCAACTCCGACGACACGGGCCCGCAACAATTCAGCTGCACGGCGAAATCCAGCATATGACAGATCTTCAACCAATACGGTGGGTTGCGGCCCTTGCAATATGGCCTGCATCACAACCATCAGTCCACTTTGACCGCCGTGAGTAAGAACCACGTCCTTTTCATTCAAACTTCCGAGCGGTAATTCTGACAGCCACTCAACCACTGCCTCGCGCACTGGCTGATAGGCGCTCCGGGTCGGATAGCTAAGAAAAGACAGTTCCGGACCTTCCGAAACCTGTATCAATGCTTTGCGAATTGCTGCAACTTGACCGACGTCCGGAATCCTTGGGCTGAATAAACTGATGTGATCCGGATTTTTCAGTTCATGGACATGTAACTGCCTAGCCCAAACATCATCCAGAACCGGTTTTTGCTTGGCCGCAACAAAGGTGCCACGACCGACCTCGGCCTGAAGCAAGCCTTCCTCAGTCAGAATCGAATAGGCACGGGCAACAGTCCCTGGCGTAATACCCAGTTGATAAGACAACTCACGCACGGGCGGCAATTTTGTGCCCACCAGTAGATTACCGTCATCAACTGCTGAACGAATTGTATCCGCAAGCTTTTTATACTTCGGGCCCTTGGTCTCACCAAGGTTTTGAGGCCAAATTGTACTCATTACAATCCTTCCATAGACAGTACGTAAATCACTTTGTATCAAGTAAAAGTAACACAAACGCAGGATTGTATCAACACAATATTGGAGTACACGATGATACACAACGCCCACATGTCTCAGTCTAACATGTCATATTTGGTCAGTCGCCCGGCTCTGCCGGTCGTGGCGCAATGGGCCGTCGCGTTCGCTGTACTCATCACAAAGTGGACTTTGCGCCGTCGAACCCGCAAGCACTTGCGTCATATGACCCAAGAACAACTGGACGACATCGGCCGCAACCGTGCCGAGGCCCATCATCAAGCCACTCTTCCGTTCTGGCGCCCTTGATCCCCAGGGACACCAGAACTACCTTAAGGCCGGGGGAAACCCCGGCCCTTTTTCGGTTGTTCACCATTCGCATATGGAAAGTCAGATATCTGGACCTAAATACAGCGGCCTTATTCATATACTATTGAACAGAAACATGATGACCATTCAATCAACGTGCCGGTGGAATAGAATATGTCATGCTTGCACGGGCGACTGGTTCACTCTGCCCGGCCGAATGAATCAATATATCACAGACTGCCAGTGATCGCCCCAGTTTTAACAACCTGCAAGTCGCCAGCAAATCCACTCCTGCGACTGGCTTACGCATGAAATCCATCGAACAGGTTGTTGTTACAGCCAAGGCCTCACGCCCAATTCTGGCCAGCACCATCGCATAAGCGGCACAGTCAGCGAGGGCAAACATTGACGGTCCAGACACAGTCCCCCCTGGTCGCAGGTGTTTGTCTTGAATTATCAACCGCATCAAAATTTCATTCTCAGACAAATCATCAACGGCAAAGTCCTCCCGAACCTGCGGAAAGACTTCGTCCAAAAACGCCATCAATTCCGCCGCGTTCATTTGTAATGACATACTTTTCTCCTACCTCGGTGCTGTCTAAGATTGGGCAAGCACGCCAAGGAGAGCAAGATGACAATTTTAAAACGCCACGACACTGGCGCTATCGCCCACCTGACATTGGACACGCCCAAGACATTAAATGCATTGTCGGACGAAATGCTTGCGGCACTACAAGAGCAAATCAATACCCTTAGCATCGACACAACGATCAAGGTTGTCATCCTTTCTGGGTCAGGCAAAGCATTTTGCGCCGGTCACGACATCAAACAAATGAACAGCGCCCGCTCGTCCTCGGATGGTGGCAAGAGCTATTATCAAGATCTGTTTGCCCGCTGCACAGCCGTGATGACGGGACTGCAAAAACTGCCACAGGTGGTTATTGCCCAAGTTCACGGCATTGCCACTGCGGCCGGCTGTCAATTGGTTGCGTCCTGCGATCTGGCTATCGCCGCTGACGACACAAGATTTGGTGTAAATGGAGTCAATATCGGCCTGTTCTGCTCGACTCCAATGGTCGCCCTGTCGCGCAACATCCCCCGCAAACATGCATTTGAACTGCTGACGACCGGGAAATTCATGACCGCGACCCGTGCCGCCGAACTGGGATTGATCAACCATGCAGTTCCCAACACTCAACTTGAGGCCGAAACCTTACAGTTGGCCAACACAATTGCCAGCAAGTTGGCTGTGGCGGTCAAGATTGGCAAGCAAGCGTTTTATCAGCAGCTGCAAATGCCAGTGGACCAAGCCTATGCCTATACCAGCGACGTGATTGTCGAAAACCTTCTGTACCAAGACACCATCGAAGGCATGACTGCATTTGCTGAAAAGAGAACACCTAACTGGGAGAAAGAATAAAATTTCTCGATAATTTTAGACTTTGTTTACGATTTGGTGCGCATTGTTTCCATATCGAGCCTTTCAATAAAGGCAAGAACATGGCAAGGATTGGGCAGGGCATATAGCCCGGTCACAATTTGGGTCGCCGCCTGTGGAAGGTCCCTCCAAACCGGATCTCTCCCCGGTTCGACATTCCTGCAGCGGCGACCCCAATTCACCTGCATGACAATAGTGTGACGTTAAATTCGCCCTGGCCTTTGATGCGGCCCAGGCCCAATTGTCCCTTCAATTTCTCATACGCTGTATTGCACCAAGTCGCGCCCTGCCCTATGTCGCAGCCATGACACAGACATTGCATATCGTCGGCGGCGGCATGGCCGGATCCGAAGCAGCCTGGCAGGCCGCGAACATGGGCGTTCAAGTGGTTATCCACGAGATGCGCCCCAAAGTGAAAACTTTCGCACATCAGACCGGTAATCTGGGCGAGATGGTCTGCTCCAATTCCTTTCGGTCGGACGACGACGAGCAAAACGCCGTTGGCTTGCTGCATTGGGAAATGCGCGCTGCCAATGGGTTGATCATGGCCACCGCGGATAAGCACCGCCTACCCGCTGGTGGAGCTTTGGCAGTAGACCGCGAACCGTTTGCTCAAACTGTCACCGAAAACCTGCAAAGACACCCAAATATTTCGGTCTCTTATGAGGAAGTCACGACGCTCCCGGATGATGGACATTGGATTTTTGCTACGGGCCCACTGACGTCTTCGGCTTTGGGACAGGCCATTCAAGCCGAAACGGGTGCCGAAGCTCTCGCTTTCTTCGACGCCATTGCACCGATCCTTTATGCTGACAGTATCGATATGTCACAGGCCTGGATGCAATCTCGTTATGACAAGGGCGAAACCGAAGAAGAGCAAACAGCTTACCTCAATTGCCCGATGACCAAAGACCAGTATGAAGCCTTTATTGACGCGCTATTGGCCGCTGAGAAAACTGAATTTCACGAGGGCGAAACCGCTGGATATTTCGACGGCTGCCTGCCAATCGAAGTCATGGCGGAACGCGGACGCGAAACACTTCGGTTTGGTCCCATGAAGCCAGTTGGACTGACAAATGCGCACAAACCTGATGAAAAGGCCTATGCGGTCGTTCAGCTTCGTCGGGACAATAAACTGGCGACTTTGTTCAATATTGTCGGTTTTCAAACCAAGATGAAATACGGGGCCCAGACCCAGGTCTTGCGGATGATCCCAGGATTGCGGGACGCGCAGTTCGCACGTCTTGGTGGCATCCACCGCAACACCTTTCTGAACTCCCCCACATTGCTAGACGCCCAGATGCGATTGAAAACAAAGCCAAACATCCGTTTTGCCGGTCAAATCACCGGCGTAGAAGGTTATGTTGAAAGTTCGGCCATGGGACTTCTCGCCGGGCGCATGGCGGCTGCTGAGATCCTTGGGCAAGATCTGCCTGAGGTGCCGCAAGACAGTGCCATGGGCGCATTGATCCACCACATTACCGGCGGTGCCGAGGCCAAGACGTTTCAACCGATGAATGTCAATTTCGGCTTGTTCCGGCCGGTTGATGGCCTAAAAGGTGGCCGCCGCGGACGTAAAGATCGATACAAGGCCTATACGGATCGTGCAAAAACCGTTTGGTCTGAATGGATTAGAAGCTTTACTTAAGTTATGCACAGAGGCGAATAAATCGTGACATTTATCACCCGTTTTGCCCCATCTCCAACCGGACCACTACACTTGGGTCATGCCTATTCTGCCTTGTTGGCACAGGATATGGCTGACGCTGAAGGCGGGCAAGTATTGCTCAGAATCGAAGACACCGACATCAGCCGGTGCCGTCCAGAGTGGGAACAAAAGATCTTTGATGACCTGGACTGGCTGGGTTTGCGCTGGCCACAACCAGTCTTACGTCAGTCAGAACATCTGGATCACTATAATCAAACGCTGATGTCGCTGGCCGATCGCGAATTAATCTATCCGTGCTCATGCAGTCGCAGCGATATCCGATCCGCACTCTCAGCACCACAGGAAGGTGTACCTTTACACTCAGGCATCTATCCAGGCAGTTGCCGCCACCGCACCCTGGACAGCCTCCAGGAGGGTGATGCCATCCGGTTGAATATGGCCCGCGCCCTGCAAGAGATTAATCCGCTGCAGTTCACAGAACGCGGTGCGCGTCATTCTGGTATTCACCACCTTGCCCCAGCGCGTATGATTGCTGAAATCGGAGACGCCATCTTGGGCCGTAAAAATATAGGAACCGTGTCCTATGTACTAGCCTCTGTGATTGACGACGCTGCTCAGAATGTTACTCATATCGTCCGCGGTGAGGACCTCTATCAGATTACCTTTTTACAGGTTTTGTTACAGGCAATACTTGAACTGCCTACCCCAACCTACAACCACCACAAATTAATCCGCGATGACACTGGTAAGCGTCTGGCCAAACGCGATGATGCGCGTGCCATATGTAAGTACCGCTCCGAAGGTTCAACCGCTCAGGATATTCGCAGGATGGTCGGCTTAAAGTAAGCAGCTTCCGCTTTCACTTGCCCCCCCCAATATCCCCTCCGGAGGCACGGACCGAAGGGCCGCTTACACCATCGGCTGCATCAGCTCGACTTCGTTCCGGGATCGAACTGATGTGTAAAAACAACTACGCCGATTGGTATGACAAGCCGGGCCAGTTTGATTAACCCTAACCAGTAAGCAGTCGCGGTCACAGTCCACCCTCAAATCGACCAATTCCTGGATATGCCCCGAGCTTTCACCCTTGACCCAAAAGGACTGTCTCGAGCGGGACCAATAAGTTACCTTACCGGTTTCCAACGTCTTGGCGACCGCCTCGGCATTCATCCAAGCCATCATTAAGACCTCTCCACTGGAATCTTCTTGCGCAATACAAGGGATCAATCCGGCCTCATTGTAGGTCAGGCTTCTGGGATCAAAGGACATATCAAAAAAACCTTTTGCATCTGGATATTGCACCCTATGTATTGTGAACGCGCAGTCAGGGAAAGCCCAAGGAATACACATGTCCAGCGAAAATGATCTGATAAAACTCTACTCTACACGCATTCTTGCGTTGGCTGCAGACATTCCGCATTTGGACCGTTTGGAGGCACCGGACGCAACGGTCAAAAAGCGCGCTCCGTTATGTGGCTCAGCGATCACCGTGGACTTACGCCTATCTGACGGAAAAATTATTGATTTTGGTCAAGATGTTAAAGCCTGCGCACTAGGTCAGGCCTCGGCCTCGATAGTTGGTGCTGCAATATTGGGACGCACTTTTAACGAAATCGAAACGGCCCGAAATCAACTCAAGTCGATGTTGACAAATGACGGCCCAGTGCCTGCCCCACCCTTTGAGGGTCTCGAAGTTCTTATACCTGCCCGCAATTTCAAAAACCGTCATGCGTCGATCTTACTGGCGCTCGAAGCCACGCTTGAAGCGATGCAACAGATTTCACAGGAAAATTACGGCTAACCCCATTAATAGCGTACCGCCTTTGTAGTCTGGTCACCCAGACTTGCCCTCACGGCATTCGATCCACCACATAGCGACCCCCATCTAGAACTGATCTCTGTTCTGAGCCTTCAGTGAACTGGGATGTGACTAAGGTTCAACAAAAAAACCGCCGCACATCCGGGAAGATGGCGGCGGCAGGGTTACTCTCTCATGCGGGATCCGGTTGCCACCGGCGGATCATGAGGCAGATCCGGTGTGAAATCAGGGCAGGCAGAAGACTCACAACATCTTATTGGGACAGGATGCGGGCGCAGCCGGCACAAAAGAGCAATCTGTATTTCTAGATAAGGCTAGGCATATGCAGGGCGACAACCAACATGACAATCAATGAGGCCGCACCGACAGCGTCTTGTAATAGGGTCGCCGGCGAATGCTGCAATGTGTTCTTAATTTGTTCAATCATTAGATGGCCTCCAGAAATTTATGTCTGTTGATCACACTCTGTGGTGTTTGTTGTCCCTTTGTTCTCACTTTCCTTGCTCGCTGTAAAGAACTTTATGAGAACATTTGAGAACAAAAACTAGAACATCTGGCGGATTATCCATTAACCAACTGAAATTAAACGAATTGCCTGATCTTGCCGCATCAACCACAACAGAACACGGGCTGCCCGCCCACGCGGACTCTCCAAACCTGGATCTATGGCAAG
This portion of the Parasedimentitalea marina genome encodes:
- the rplM gene encoding 50S ribosomal protein L13, producing MKTFSATPADIEKKWIIIDAEGVVLGRLASIVAMRLRGKHKPMFTPHMDCGDNVIIINADKVQMTGKKREENFYWHTGHPGGIKSRTKQQILEGKHPERVMIQAVKRMLPGNKLSRQLMTNLRVYAGAEHPHEAQSPDVLDVKSMNKKNTRS
- a CDS encoding PLP-dependent aminotransferase family protein, whose protein sequence is MSTIWPQNLGETKGPKYKKLADTIRSAVDDGNLLVGTKLPPVRELSYQLGITPGTVARAYSILTEEGLLQAEVGRGTFVAAKQKPVLDDVWARQLHVHELKNPDHISLFSPRIPDVGQVAAIRKALIQVSEGPELSFLSYPTRSAYQPVREAVVEWLSELPLGSLNEKDVVLTHGGQSGLMVVMQAILQGPQPTVLVEDLSYAGFRRAAELLRARVVGVEMDKHGVVPASLEKAVRQSGAVAFCTSPEVHNPTGLYTPLERRQEIVRVARRHGIQIIEDDCYRMGDPRAPSYRSLAPELGWHVSSISKTLTPSLRVGFALSPQGRGADLRRAAEHGYFGLAQPLAALTCILLRDPKTKVLAREVQAEMARYVRSAVNTLGGFDLTWDDQVPFLWLRLPAGWRSAAFTRAAEAQGVQIRSADEFALRDGRAPNAVRIAVNCHVSLAVFEAAMQRLRALLDNPPEQISV
- a CDS encoding DUF1127 domain-containing protein, with protein sequence MIHNAHMSQSNMSYLVSRPALPVVAQWAVAFAVLITKWTLRRRTRKHLRHMTQEQLDDIGRNRAEAHHQATLPFWRP
- a CDS encoding PaaI family thioesterase; the encoded protein is MSLQMNAAELMAFLDEVFPQVREDFAVDDLSENEILMRLIIQDKHLRPGGTVSGPSMFALADCAAYAMVLARIGREALAVTTTCSMDFMRKPVAGVDLLATCRLLKLGRSLAVCDILIHSAGQSEPVARASMTYSIPPAR
- a CDS encoding enoyl-CoA hydratase produces the protein MTILKRHDTGAIAHLTLDTPKTLNALSDEMLAALQEQINTLSIDTTIKVVILSGSGKAFCAGHDIKQMNSARSSSDGGKSYYQDLFARCTAVMTGLQKLPQVVIAQVHGIATAAGCQLVASCDLAIAADDTRFGVNGVNIGLFCSTPMVALSRNIPRKHAFELLTTGKFMTATRAAELGLINHAVPNTQLEAETLQLANTIASKLAVAVKIGKQAFYQQLQMPVDQAYAYTSDVIVENLLYQDTIEGMTAFAEKRTPNWEKE
- the trmFO gene encoding methylenetetrahydrofolate--tRNA-(uracil(54)-C(5))-methyltransferase (FADH(2)-oxidizing) TrmFO, which translates into the protein MTQTLHIVGGGMAGSEAAWQAANMGVQVVIHEMRPKVKTFAHQTGNLGEMVCSNSFRSDDDEQNAVGLLHWEMRAANGLIMATADKHRLPAGGALAVDREPFAQTVTENLQRHPNISVSYEEVTTLPDDGHWIFATGPLTSSALGQAIQAETGAEALAFFDAIAPILYADSIDMSQAWMQSRYDKGETEEEQTAYLNCPMTKDQYEAFIDALLAAEKTEFHEGETAGYFDGCLPIEVMAERGRETLRFGPMKPVGLTNAHKPDEKAYAVVQLRRDNKLATLFNIVGFQTKMKYGAQTQVLRMIPGLRDAQFARLGGIHRNTFLNSPTLLDAQMRLKTKPNIRFAGQITGVEGYVESSAMGLLAGRMAAAEILGQDLPEVPQDSAMGALIHHITGGAEAKTFQPMNVNFGLFRPVDGLKGGRRGRKDRYKAYTDRAKTVWSEWIRSFT
- the gluQRS gene encoding tRNA glutamyl-Q(34) synthetase GluQRS — its product is MTFITRFAPSPTGPLHLGHAYSALLAQDMADAEGGQVLLRIEDTDISRCRPEWEQKIFDDLDWLGLRWPQPVLRQSEHLDHYNQTLMSLADRELIYPCSCSRSDIRSALSAPQEGVPLHSGIYPGSCRHRTLDSLQEGDAIRLNMARALQEINPLQFTERGARHSGIHHLAPARMIAEIGDAILGRKNIGTVSYVLASVIDDAAQNVTHIVRGEDLYQITFLQVLLQAILELPTPTYNHHKLIRDDTGKRLAKRDDARAICKYRSEGSTAQDIRRMVGLK
- the hisI gene encoding phosphoribosyl-AMP cyclohydrolase, giving the protein MSFDPRSLTYNEAGLIPCIAQEDSSGEVLMMAWMNAEAVAKTLETGKVTYWSRSRQSFWVKGESSGHIQELVDLRVDCDRDCLLVRVNQTGPACHTNRRSCFYTSVRSRNEVELMQPMV
- a CDS encoding iron-sulfur cluster assembly scaffold protein, which encodes MSSENDLIKLYSTRILALAADIPHLDRLEAPDATVKKRAPLCGSAITVDLRLSDGKIIDFGQDVKACALGQASASIVGAAILGRTFNEIETARNQLKSMLTNDGPVPAPPFEGLEVLIPARNFKNRHASILLALEATLEAMQQISQENYG